In Salmo trutta chromosome 16, fSalTru1.1, whole genome shotgun sequence, a genomic segment contains:
- the LOC115151014 gene encoding plakophilin-1: MMTMDPLKSAMSIGNVDETSLALPSDKKLRSKQQRVLDQVQTIKRGKSKYSKNGSVSSPTTSPTSPVYVNIFADSFKSPTSLNGGAFFNGTNGLSKTLSYEKSTKQRVVASKESTVQRNMSSSSQWERRFPLSPTIGKHNSSRSVPDLAPFPTTTITTNTTQQQLQSSAPARQLQPNRSSVFLTERNSSQVISNGNSSSQVAVKGNEVQKRNSQLIGTRQTKSSGQITSNQGRIERAPSNLSMAESKISGIKSKGEAGINGNGQIADITMKEAVEYLSSGDENYQLCGASFIQHATYSEDKAKQEVLRLKGIPPLVNLLRSPSPQVQQTASAALRNLAFKDADNKEEVQRCGGITEALALLRDTDSTETQKQLTGLLWNLSSADSLKPELVRSALPVLTETVVVPYTGDETNNNQDPEVFYHATACLRNLSCATQGNRQAMRNCRGLVDSLVSYVQRCVATERPDDKSVENCVCVLHNLSFQLESEAPALFSRITALARTPSRANTPSETGPIGCFSPQSSKVQEQESHFDYPVIEEQNPKGAGWLFHSKTMQSYLSLLWSSQREETLEACSGALQNLTANNGIVSSVISQSIVQKLNGLPHISPLLQSSNPSLQKTAVSLVGNLAKNQRLQSTMARQTLPELVGILSSWTKEETPCDDTLATVCQTSHSLLMKEPELGKPLLTNKLVNSVNNLSKNRDFPKASKAAGVLLYSLWSEKDVQSFLKKQGMNKGSFVNDITSAAHRSVQVIE; this comes from the exons GTCCTGTGTACGTCAACATATTCGCTGACTCCTTTAAGTCACCTACCAGTCTCAATGGAGGTGCCTTCTTTAATGGTACAAATGGCCTCTCAAAAACG CTCAGCTATGAGAAAAGCACCAAGCAAAGGGTCGTGGCCTCTAAGGAATCTACGGTTCAGAGGAACATGAGCAGCTCCAGCCAGTGGGAGAGACGATTCCCTCTCAGCCCCACCATAGGCAAGCACAACAGCAGCCGCAGTGTGcctgacctggcccccttccctACGACTACTATTACCACCAACACCACGCAGCAGCAACTGCAGTCCTCAGCCCCCGCCCGGCAGCTCCAGCCCAACAGGTCCAGCGTCTTCCTGACCGAGAGGAACAGCAGTCAGGTCATCTCCAATGGCAACAGCTCCTCTCAGGTCGCTGTCAAAGGCAATGAGGTGCAGAAAAGGAACAGCCAGTTGATTGGCACGCGTCAGACGAAAAGTAGCGGCCAGATTACCAGCAACCAAGGTCGTATTGAGAGGGCACCCTCAAACCTCTCCATGGCTGAGTCCAAGATATCAGGGATCAAGAGCAAGGGTGAAGCGGG GATTAATGGTAATGGCCAGATAGCTGATATAACCATGAAGGAGGCGGTGGAGTACCTGTCCAGTGGAGATGAGAACTACCAGCTCTGTGGAGCCTCCTTCATCCAACACGCAACCTACTCAGAGGACAAGGCCAAGCAGGAG GTGTTGCGGCTCAAAGGGATCCCCCCTTTGGTGAACCTGCTTAGGAGTCCCAGTCCCCAGGTCCAACAGACTGCCTCCGCCGCCCTGCGGAACTTGGCCTTTAAAGATGCGGACAACAAGGAGGAGGTCCAGCGCTGTGGGGGCATCACTGAGGCACTGGCCCTGCTCCGAGACACAGACTCTACCGAGACACAGAAACAACTCACAG GTCTCCTTTGGAACCTGTCATCTGCAGACAGTCTGAAGCCAGAGCTGGTGCGTAGtgctctgcctgtcctgactgaGACTGTGGTAGTACCATACACTGGAGATGAGACAAACAACAACCAGGACCCAGAGGTCTTCTACCATGCTACGGCATGTCTACG AAACCTGAGCTGTGCGACTCAAGGCAACAGGCAGGCCATGCGTAACTGTCGAGGCCTCGTCGACTCTCTGGTCAGTTACGTCCAGCGTTGTGTGGCTACAGAGAGGCCAGATGACAAG TCTGTggaaaattgtgtgtgtgtcttgcacAACCTGAGCTTCCAGCTGGAGAGTGAAGCCCCGGCCCTCTTCAGCAGGATCACTGCCCTGGCCAGGACCCCCAGCAGGGCCAACACCCCCAGTGAGACCGGCCCCATTGGGTGCTTCAGCCCACAGAGCAGCAAGGTCCAGGAGCAGGAG AGTCACTTTGACTACCCTGTGATAGAGGAGCAGAACCCTAAAGGAGCAGGCTGGCTCTTCCACTCTAAGACCATGCAGAGTTACCTGTCTCTGCTGTGGTCCAGCCAGAGAGAAGAGACCCTGGAGGCCTGCTCTGGAGCCCTGCAGAACCTCACTGCTAACAATGGCATT GTATCTAGTGTGATAAGCCAGAGCATCGTGCAGAAGCTGAACGGCCTGCCTCACATCTCTCCCCTGCTGCAATCCTCCAACCCCAGCCTCCAGAAAACTGCTGTGTCTCTGGTAGGGAACCTGGCCAAGAACCAACGCCTTCAGAGCACCATGG CCCGACAGACCCTACCAGAGCTAGTTGGCATCCTCAGCTCATGGACCAAGGAAGAGACGCCGTGTGACGACACCCTGGCCACGGTGTGCCAAACCAGCCACAGTCTGCTGATGAAGGAGCCTGAGCTGGGGAAACCCCTGCTGACCAACAAGCTGGTCAACTCAGTTAACAACCTGAGCAAGAACAG GGATTTCCCAAAGGCCAGCAAAGCTGCTGGTGTGCTCCTCTACAGCCTCTGGTCAGAGAAGGACGTACAGAGTTTCCTGAAAAAG CAAGGGATGAATAAGGGTTCCTTTGTGAACGACATCACCAGCGCGGCTCATCGGTCTGTGCAGGTCATTGAGTAA
- the tnnt2b gene encoding troponin T, cardiac muscle isoforms isoform X5, with product MPQTSLVPPKIPDGEKVDFDDIHRKRMEKDLTELQTLIEAHFESRKKEEEELINLTDRIEKRRSERAEQVRIRTEKEKERQNRINEEKARKEEEEFKKKAEDDAKKKKVLTNLQFSGYKTEKKGGPKKKTEREKKRAILSERHKELNIDHLKEDKLREKATELWKWIHQLEAEKFDLQYKHSRQKYDVTVLRNRVSDHQKVTKGTRSKRGLRK from the exons ATGCCTCAGACCAGCCTGGTGCCTCCCAAAATCCCAGATGGAGAGAAAGTGGACTTTGAT GATATCCACCGCAAGCGTATGGAGAAGGACCTGACTGAGCTGCAGACGCTTATCGAGGCTCATTTTGAGAGTCGcaagaaggaagaagaggagctCATCAACCTCACTGATCGTATT GAGAAGCGCAGGTCTGAGAGAGCAGAGCAAGTGAGGATCCGAACGGAGAAAGAAAAGGAGCGTCAAAACAGAATAAAC GAGGAAAAGGCaagaaaggaggaagaggaatTTAAGAAGAAAGCGGAGGATGACGCCAAGAAAAAAAAGGTCCTCACCAACTTGCAGTTCAGCGGGTACAAG ACAGAAAAGAAAGGTGGGCCAAAAAagaaaacagagcgagagaaGAAGAGAGCGATCTTAAGTGAACGACATAAGGAGCTGAATATTGACCATCTCAAAGAGGACAAActaag AGAGAAGGCTACTGAACTGTGGAAGTGGATACATCAACTTGAGGCAGAGAAATTTGATCTCCAGTACAAACACTCACGACAGAAATATGAT GTCACCGTACTCAGGAATCGAGTCAGCGATCATCAGAAAGT TACCAAAGGGACCAGGAGCAAACGGGGCTTGAGGAAATAA
- the tnnt2b gene encoding troponin T, cardiac muscle isoforms isoform X1 produces the protein MSDTEEVDYEEKEQGEEDIVDAEEEQEDGGWAKPKPKPAFMPQTSLVPPKIPDGEKVDFDDIHRKRMEKDLTELQTLIEAHFESRKKEEEELINLTDRIEKRRSERAEQVRIRTEKEKERQNRINEEKARKEEEEFKKKAEDDAKKKKVLTNLQFSGYKTEKKGGPKKKTEREKKRAILSERHKELNIDHLKEDKLREKATELWKWIHQLEAEKFDLQYKHSRQKYDVTVLRNRVSDHQKVTKGTRSKRGLRK, from the exons ATGTCAGACACAGAAGAGGTTGATTATGA GGAGAAAGAAC agggagaggaggatattGTTG ATGccgaggaggagcaggaggatggAG GTTGGGCAAAACCTAAACCAAA ACCAGCCTTCATGCCTCAGACCAGCCTGGTGCCTCCCAAAATCCCAGATGGAGAGAAAGTGGACTTTGAT GATATCCACCGCAAGCGTATGGAGAAGGACCTGACTGAGCTGCAGACGCTTATCGAGGCTCATTTTGAGAGTCGcaagaaggaagaagaggagctCATCAACCTCACTGATCGTATT GAGAAGCGCAGGTCTGAGAGAGCAGAGCAAGTGAGGATCCGAACGGAGAAAGAAAAGGAGCGTCAAAACAGAATAAAC GAGGAAAAGGCaagaaaggaggaagaggaatTTAAGAAGAAAGCGGAGGATGACGCCAAGAAAAAAAAGGTCCTCACCAACTTGCAGTTCAGCGGGTACAAG ACAGAAAAGAAAGGTGGGCCAAAAAagaaaacagagcgagagaaGAAGAGAGCGATCTTAAGTGAACGACATAAGGAGCTGAATATTGACCATCTCAAAGAGGACAAActaag AGAGAAGGCTACTGAACTGTGGAAGTGGATACATCAACTTGAGGCAGAGAAATTTGATCTCCAGTACAAACACTCACGACAGAAATATGAT GTCACCGTACTCAGGAATCGAGTCAGCGATCATCAGAAAGT TACCAAAGGGACCAGGAGCAAACGGGGCTTGAGGAAATAA
- the tnnt2b gene encoding troponin T, cardiac muscle isoforms isoform X4, which produces MWSEGEEDIVDAEEEQEDGEGWAKPKPKPAFMPQTSLVPPKIPDGEKVDFDDIHRKRMEKDLTELQTLIEAHFESRKKEEEELINLTDRIEKRRSERAEQVRIRTEKEKERQNRINEEKARKEEEEFKKKAEDDAKKKKVLTNLQFSGYKTEKKGGPKKKTEREKKRAILSERHKELNIDHLKEDKLREKATELWKWIHQLEAEKFDLQYKHSRQKYDVTVLRNRVSDHQKVTKGTRSKRGLRK; this is translated from the exons ATGTggtcagagggagaggaggatattGTTG ATGccgaggaggagcaggaggatggAG AAGGTTGGGCAAAACCTAAACCAAA ACCAGCCTTCATGCCTCAGACCAGCCTGGTGCCTCCCAAAATCCCAGATGGAGAGAAAGTGGACTTTGAT GATATCCACCGCAAGCGTATGGAGAAGGACCTGACTGAGCTGCAGACGCTTATCGAGGCTCATTTTGAGAGTCGcaagaaggaagaagaggagctCATCAACCTCACTGATCGTATT GAGAAGCGCAGGTCTGAGAGAGCAGAGCAAGTGAGGATCCGAACGGAGAAAGAAAAGGAGCGTCAAAACAGAATAAAC GAGGAAAAGGCaagaaaggaggaagaggaatTTAAGAAGAAAGCGGAGGATGACGCCAAGAAAAAAAAGGTCCTCACCAACTTGCAGTTCAGCGGGTACAAG ACAGAAAAGAAAGGTGGGCCAAAAAagaaaacagagcgagagaaGAAGAGAGCGATCTTAAGTGAACGACATAAGGAGCTGAATATTGACCATCTCAAAGAGGACAAActaag AGAGAAGGCTACTGAACTGTGGAAGTGGATACATCAACTTGAGGCAGAGAAATTTGATCTCCAGTACAAACACTCACGACAGAAATATGAT GTCACCGTACTCAGGAATCGAGTCAGCGATCATCAGAAAGT TACCAAAGGGACCAGGAGCAAACGGGGCTTGAGGAAATAA
- the tnnt2b gene encoding troponin T, cardiac muscle isoforms isoform X2, producing the protein MSDTEEVDYEEKEHAEEEQEDGEGWAKPKPKPAFMPQTSLVPPKIPDGEKVDFDDIHRKRMEKDLTELQTLIEAHFESRKKEEEELINLTDRIEKRRSERAEQVRIRTEKEKERQNRINEEKARKEEEEFKKKAEDDAKKKKVLTNLQFSGYKTEKKGGPKKKTEREKKRAILSERHKELNIDHLKEDKLREKATELWKWIHQLEAEKFDLQYKHSRQKYDVTVLRNRVSDHQKVTKGTRSKRGLRK; encoded by the exons ATGTCAGACACAGAAGAGGTTGATTATGA GGAGAAAGAAC ATGccgaggaggagcaggaggatggAG AAGGTTGGGCAAAACCTAAACCAAA ACCAGCCTTCATGCCTCAGACCAGCCTGGTGCCTCCCAAAATCCCAGATGGAGAGAAAGTGGACTTTGAT GATATCCACCGCAAGCGTATGGAGAAGGACCTGACTGAGCTGCAGACGCTTATCGAGGCTCATTTTGAGAGTCGcaagaaggaagaagaggagctCATCAACCTCACTGATCGTATT GAGAAGCGCAGGTCTGAGAGAGCAGAGCAAGTGAGGATCCGAACGGAGAAAGAAAAGGAGCGTCAAAACAGAATAAAC GAGGAAAAGGCaagaaaggaggaagaggaatTTAAGAAGAAAGCGGAGGATGACGCCAAGAAAAAAAAGGTCCTCACCAACTTGCAGTTCAGCGGGTACAAG ACAGAAAAGAAAGGTGGGCCAAAAAagaaaacagagcgagagaaGAAGAGAGCGATCTTAAGTGAACGACATAAGGAGCTGAATATTGACCATCTCAAAGAGGACAAActaag AGAGAAGGCTACTGAACTGTGGAAGTGGATACATCAACTTGAGGCAGAGAAATTTGATCTCCAGTACAAACACTCACGACAGAAATATGAT GTCACCGTACTCAGGAATCGAGTCAGCGATCATCAGAAAGT TACCAAAGGGACCAGGAGCAAACGGGGCTTGAGGAAATAA
- the tnnt2b gene encoding troponin T, cardiac muscle isoforms isoform X3: protein MSDTEEVDYEEKEHAEEEQEDGGWAKPKPKPAFMPQTSLVPPKIPDGEKVDFDDIHRKRMEKDLTELQTLIEAHFESRKKEEEELINLTDRIEKRRSERAEQVRIRTEKEKERQNRINEEKARKEEEEFKKKAEDDAKKKKVLTNLQFSGYKTEKKGGPKKKTEREKKRAILSERHKELNIDHLKEDKLREKATELWKWIHQLEAEKFDLQYKHSRQKYDVTVLRNRVSDHQKVTKGTRSKRGLRK, encoded by the exons ATGTCAGACACAGAAGAGGTTGATTATGA GGAGAAAGAAC ATGccgaggaggagcaggaggatggAG GTTGGGCAAAACCTAAACCAAA ACCAGCCTTCATGCCTCAGACCAGCCTGGTGCCTCCCAAAATCCCAGATGGAGAGAAAGTGGACTTTGAT GATATCCACCGCAAGCGTATGGAGAAGGACCTGACTGAGCTGCAGACGCTTATCGAGGCTCATTTTGAGAGTCGcaagaaggaagaagaggagctCATCAACCTCACTGATCGTATT GAGAAGCGCAGGTCTGAGAGAGCAGAGCAAGTGAGGATCCGAACGGAGAAAGAAAAGGAGCGTCAAAACAGAATAAAC GAGGAAAAGGCaagaaaggaggaagaggaatTTAAGAAGAAAGCGGAGGATGACGCCAAGAAAAAAAAGGTCCTCACCAACTTGCAGTTCAGCGGGTACAAG ACAGAAAAGAAAGGTGGGCCAAAAAagaaaacagagcgagagaaGAAGAGAGCGATCTTAAGTGAACGACATAAGGAGCTGAATATTGACCATCTCAAAGAGGACAAActaag AGAGAAGGCTACTGAACTGTGGAAGTGGATACATCAACTTGAGGCAGAGAAATTTGATCTCCAGTACAAACACTCACGACAGAAATATGAT GTCACCGTACTCAGGAATCGAGTCAGCGATCATCAGAAAGT TACCAAAGGGACCAGGAGCAAACGGGGCTTGAGGAAATAA